CCGGTGTATGTGGACAGCAACGTGGTGGCAGGCCGCACCGGCGAATACGACGCCAACGCCGGAGTGTACACTGGCCTGACCCTGCTGGAAGGCAACCCCGAAAACGGCTGGTTCGCCGCGCCCCCCGCAGAAAAAGTGGACGTGGTGTACCTGTGCAGCCCCAACAACCCCACCGGAGCGGTGGCGACCCGTGAGCAGCTGACAGCCTGGGTGGAGTATGCCCGTGGGCACGGCGCAGTCATTATCTTTGACGCCGCCTACGCCGAGTTCATCTCGGACCCCGAGCTGCCCCGCTCCATTTATGAAATCGAAGGGGTCAAAGAGTGCGCCATTGAACTGACCTCGTTCAGCAAACTCTCCGGCTTTACCGGGGTACGTCTAGGCTGGGCAGTGGTGCCCTATGCACTGCGGACCGAGGACAGCGAGGACGGCGAGCTGAACCGCATGTGGAACCGCCGCCAGAGCACCTTTTTCAACGGGGCCAGCAACATCGCGCAGTCGGGCGGCGTGGCGGCCGTCAGCGACGCCGGCAAGCGCGAGAGCCGTGAACTGGTCGCCTACTACATGGAAAATGCCTGGATCATCCGCGCTGCGCTGCGTGAGCTGGGGCTGGACGTGACCGGCGGCGACAACGCTCCCTATCTGTGGGTGAAGACCCCCGGCGGCCTGGGCAGCTGGGAGTTCTTCGATCAGCTGCTTGAGCAGACCCAGGTGGTCGTCACCCCCGGCACGGGCTTTGGCTCGGCAGGGGAGGGATACGTACGCTTCAGTGCCTTCGGCCACCGCGAGAACATCGAAGCTGCGGTACAGAGCATCCGTGACAACCTGAAATTTTGGCTTAGAGCTAAGAGCAGAGAGCTAAAACGCTCTCAGTTCCTTGTCGGCTGCACCCGTCATCTCAAACTGGAGAGCCATCGTGCCTGAAAAAACCCTCCCCACCACCCATCAGCGCCTGACCGAACTGGCCCAGGAACTGCCCACGCCCTTTCACCTCTACGACGAGCAGGGCATCCGTGAAAATGCCCGCGCCTTTATGCAGGCGTTCAGCTGGTCGCCCGGTTTCAAGAACTACTACGCCGTCAAGGCCGCGCCCACCCCGGCGCTGATCCGTATCCTGGCCGAAGAAGGCTTCGGGGCCGACTGCTCCTCGCTGCCGGAACTCGAACTCTCGCAGCGGGTGGGCATCACCGGCGAGAACATCATGTTCACGTCCAACGACACGCCGCCTGAGGAGTTCCGCCGTGCCGCCGAGCTGGGAGCCATCATCAATCTGGACGACATCACCCACATTCAGGCGCTGGAAGACGCCGTGGGCCAGCTGCCCGAACTGCTGTCGTTCCGCTATAACCCCGGCCCTGAGCGAACGGGTAACGCGATTATCGGCAACCCAGTGGAGGCCAAGTACGGTGTCACCTCCGAGCAGTTGCTGGATTGCTACCGCATCGCCCGTGACAGGGGCGTGAAGCGTTTTGCCCTGCATACGATGGTCGCCAGCAACGAGCTGGACGCCTCTTTTATCATCGAGACAGCCCGGATGCTGTTCACGCTGGCGGTGCGGATCAAAGACGAGCTGGGTATCCAGCTGGAGTTCGTCAACCTGGGCGGTGGCATCGGCATTCCCTACCGCCCCGAGCAAGCGGCCATGAGCTACCAGGAAGTCTCGGACGGTATCCGTGCCCTATACGAGGAAATGATCGTGCCCGCTGGCCTTGATCCGCTGCGCCTGAGCTTCGAGTGTGGCCGCGTGATGACCGGGCCGTACGGCTATCTGGTCAGCAAAGTGCGTCACGTCACCGGCAAGTACAAGGACTACGTGGGCCTGGACGCCTGCATGACCAACCTGATGCGCCCCGCCATGTATGGCAGCTACCACCACATCACCGCGCTGAACAAGCCAGGGGATGCGCCCACCAAGGCTGTGGACGTGACTGGCTCACTATGCGAGAACAACGACAAATTTGCCATTGACCGCGAGTTGCCTGTAATGGCAAGCGGCGACGTGGTCGTGATTCACGACGCCGGAGCACACGGGCACAGCATGGGCTTCAACTACAATGGCAAGCTCCGCAGCGCTGAGTACCTGCTGCACCCGGACGGCAGCGTGACGATGATCCGCCGCGCCGAGACGATGGACGATCTGTTCGCTACCATTGAGTGGTGAGCTGAGCGCTCCATGGCACAGCCCTCTCCCGCGCCGTGGGGGAGGGCTTTTTCTGCACCTCTGGTTCTGGCCTTAGCGGTGCCTCCCGCCCCGTTGCTTGCCGGCATACATGTCGCTGTCGGCCAGACTCAACATGGCCTCGTGGTTCTCTGCACCGCGTCCTAGCGCGTAGCCCACGGCAGTGCCGACACTCAGGCGCTGGCCCTGATGCATCATCGGGGCTGTGACGTTGGCCTCAATAAAGCGGGCCAGCGCTTCGGCGTCGGCGGGGCGCTGCATCCCTGGCACCACGATCACGAATTCATCGCCGCCCCAGCGGAAGATCTGCCCTGGCGCGGCGACGGCGCGGTAAAGCAGCTTGGCGACGTGCCTCAGCATCAGGTCTCCGGTGGCGTGGCCGTACACGTCGTTGATTTCCTTAAAGCCGTTCAGGTCCAACGAGAAGATGGTATAGGGCTGTCCACCTTTGACACGGGCATCGTTTGCGAAGAACTGGGTAAAGGCGGCGCGGTTGGCCAGTCCGGTCAAGGGATCGTGGTAGGCCAGATGTTCCAGCTCGGCGCGGCGCTCACGCAGTTCGCTGGTCATATCGGCATTTTCGATGGCCGTTAGGCCGTTGCGGAGGGTCGCCAGCAGAATCACGCTGACGGTTCCCCACAGCACGCCTTGGGCCTCCGTGTCTCCCAAAAAGGCCGAACCGAAGTTCACACTCAGCAGCAAGCTGACGCAGGCCAGCGGCACGGCCACATAAGGCATGACTGAAAGAGCGAGCTTCAGGCTGCGGATGCCTGACCCCGCTGCGCTGCCCTGCCGGAGCCACTGTGGGCGAACCAGATGATGCAGCGCGGTGATCTGAAAAATCAGCCCCAGGGACCACAGCAGGTCAAGTCCGCCACCCGGCAAGGCCACATGACCCAGGAGCACAGCCCAGATGTGCGACACGACATACAGCAGCAGTCCGGCAGCCAGCAGGAGGTTGACCCGGTTGCGGCGGGTATGGCGCAGGACCACCAGGGTCAGGCCCAGAATCAGCAGATTGAGCAGCACACTGCCCACACGGACCAGGCTGTCCAGCTCCCATAGGCCGTTAAACAGACGGCTGGCCCCACCGGCCCAGAGCAAGATGCCGGCGGTGCCTGCAATGATCATGCCATCAAGTACCTGCCCCACCTGACGCTGCGCAGGCAGATGGCGTGGCAAGAACATCATCAGGGCCCAGACAATCAGGGCCGAGGTCACCATATAGAGACTCTGGCCCAGGCCGTTTGACGTCAGGCCTGTTCCTGGCAAGACGAAACTGAACTGCCCGCGGACCAAGATATCTGCGATCAGGTGAACGCTCAGTGCGGCAGTAAAAATCCCCAATGCACGCTGGCGACGGTCCTGTTCCCAGAACTGCCAGGTATAGACCACTGCGACGGCTACGGTGGTGAAATGCAACACCGGGGCCACCCATACTGCATCACCTTGGGGCAAGCGCTGTATAAGTGTCCACAGGAGCTGCCCAATCAGCAGCGCCAATAGAGGCAGAGGGAGACGACTGAACATCATGGAAGTGCGCATAGGGTAGCAGCTTGGTTCTGGTCCGCTCCTTACATTTGTGTGAGTTTTGAGACGCCTATCTGGTAGATGCCGAATAATGCTGGCACGCCTGACGTCACCGATTTCTGACGCGAATTGAATTTTTATACTGTCGGGCTGTGTATGATTCTGTTGGGCAGAGTTATTCCACTGCTGGGTGACGACCTGTTGGCAGGTGGATTTTCCGGCCCCAGATCAACATTTAGTCTGGCGTCTGAAGACCCCTAGGCTGTCAGCAAATATTCAGCGCTGAGTGTCACTTGGCCCGGAACAACGGGTGCGCCACTGCTTTACAATGCCCGGATGAAGCGTCCCCGCCCGGCCCGTTTTGCTCCCCAATCTGCCGAAGCCCGTCGCTCTGAGCGCCGGGGTAGGCCAGAGGGTGAACGTACAGGTCAGGGCAAGCGTTTGCGGGTAGGACGCCGTCCTAGAGGGGGCGCCGATGAAAGTGGCCCGCGCCCTGGCTCACCAGCTGAAGTGCCGCACAGCGAGGTGGGGTATTTCGATGTTATCGAGGCGCACCTGCCACCTGTTGCCGAGGCGCTCCGATCTGCTCCGGGTGCCCCACCACTTACCAAGTCGGGGGTGCGTGGCTACCCTGGCGTGGACCCCGCGCAGCTGCTGCTGTTTCAGACCATGCTGAGGCGCAAAGCGCGTGGGCCAATTCTGGATCTCAGTCCGGCGGGTGGCCTGTTGGCGGCGTTGCCCGGCGCTGAGCTGCGGCCCGCCGAGGGCTCGGCCCCGGCCTTGCGGGCGCTGGACGTAGCGGGGCTCAATCCGGTAGCGGCCGCCCTGGGCGATGATCTCAGCGGCTACTGGGAAGACCCAGCCCGCACCGTGGCCTGCGTATTGGCTGGGGACCGGGGAACTGCCTATGCCCTGGGACAGATCAGCTGGGCGCACGCCCACACGCCGCCCGGCGGCAAGTTGTATTTGGCAGGCGACAAGGCCAAAGGCTTTGACCGTTATGTTCGCGCGGCTTCCAAGGCTTACGGGGCGGGGGAGACCATCGCGCGGGACGGGGGGATGCGGGTGGCGGTCCTCACCCGTCGGCCTGGTCCCACACCCGCACTGGCCGATGCTGAGCACTACGAGCTAGGCGGTGTCAAGGTGGTCGGCTTGCCGGGTGTCTTTAGTGCAGGGCGGGCCGACAAGGCGACCTCGCTGCTGCTGGAGACCTTGGAGGGGTTGGACCTGCGGGGCAAGGCCGTGCTGGACCTGGGCTGCGGCACCGGGCTGATCGGGGCCTGGGCAGCGCAGCGCGGCGCAGCAGTCACCCTGGCCGACGCCGATCTGCAGAGTGTCCGGAGTGCCCAGCTGACCCTGGAGGCCAATGGGGTATCTGGTGAGGTCGTGCACTCGGATGTGGACGGTACGCTGGGTGAGCGCCGCTTTGACATGATCCTGAGCAATCCACCTTTTCACGTGGGGCGCGGCGTGGTGCTGGATGTGGCCCGCGAGTTTATTGCGGCGGCAGCCCGCCGTCTCCGGCCCGGCGGCCAACTGATTCTGGTGGCCAACGACTTCCTGCCTTACGAGGCGGAAATGTCCGTGGTCGGAGCCACCGAAGTGCTGGCGCATGAGCAGGGTTTCAAGGTGCTGGCCGTCCGCCGTGCGGGATCACGGCCGAGCTGAAACATTTTTATCCTGTTTCAATACTCGCTGAATCCATCATGCTTGTTGTGGTGCTAAACTGGTGTGTTAACCCGCCGATGCGCTGTCGGATCCCGCCTTTGATCTGATGCAAAGCGCCTCTCATCCCACTGCTGTTCCCTGACCCCATCCCATCCTTCTGGAGGAATCATGGCCGAAACCAAGACCCCCAAAGCCCGTAAAGCCGCTGCCGCCAAGTCGGACGACGCTGAGACCACGACGGCCAAAAAGCCGGCCCGCGCCGCCAAAGCAGCGTCCAAGGAGGCCGCACCCAAGGGGACCAAAAAACCCGCTGCCAAGAAGCCCGCTGCTAAAAAGGCCCCGAAAGCGGCTGAAGCGGCCGATAGCGCTGTCGACAAAGCCGAAAAGGGTGAGAAGACCCGCAAGGCCGACGGCTCGGACCGTGCGTACTACGCCCACGCCGCTATTCAGGAACTGATCAAGAATGCCAAGGCCAGCGGAGTGGTGACCAGTGAAGACGCCGCCTCAGCGCTGGCGACTGCGCTGGAAGCTGCGGGCATGGACCCTGACTCCAGTGACGAGTTTGACGACCTGCAACTGTTCTTGGCCTCCAAAAATATTGAGGTACAGGACGACGAGGACCCAGAGGACGACGACGCCGAAGAAGGCAAAGATGAGGACGACGGCGAGGACGAGGAAAAGTACTACGATGACATGCCCCGCGCCGTCAGCAACGATCCCGTGCGTCAGTATCTGCACGAAATTGGCCGGGTGCCGCTGCTGACGCTGGAAGAGGAAATCGCGCTGGCCCGCCGCATTGAAGACGGCGAATTTGCCCGTGTGGAGCTGGAAGAAGCGGGTGAGGACGTGGACGATCGGGGCCGCCGCGCCCTGCAACGCCGTATGGAAGACGGTGCCGCCGCGCGTCAGGGACTGATTGAGGCCAACTTGCGTCTGGTGGTCAGTATCGCTAAGAAGTACACCGGACGTGGCCTGAACTTTCTTGATCTGATTCAAGAAGGCAACCAGGGCCTGATCCGCGCGGTGGAGAAGTTCGAGTACCGCCGCCGCTACAAGTTCTCTACCTACGCCACCTGGTGGATTCGACAGGCGATCAACCGCGCCATTGCCGACCAAGCCCGCACCATCCGTATCCCGGTGCACATGGTGGAAACCATCAACAAGCTGACCCGCACGGCCCGGCAGTTGCAGCAGGAACTGAGCCGCGAAGCGCTGCCCGAGGAAATCGCTGAAGCGATGGGCCCCGGCTGGGACGCCAACAAGGTGGAAGAAGTTCAGAAAGTCAGTCAGGAACCAGTGTCGCTGGAAACCCCGATTGGCGATGAAAAGGACTCCTTCTACGGCGACTTTATCCCCGACGACAACCTCGACAGCCCAGTGGACAATGCTGCCAAGACCCTGCTCAGTGAGGAACTGGAAAAAGCGCTAGGCAAGCTGACCGAGCGCGAAGCGATGGTTCTGAAGTTCCGCAAAGGGCTGGTCGACGGTCGTGAACACACTCTGGAAGAGGTGGGCCAGCGCTTCAACGTGACCCGCGAGCGTATCCGCCAGATCGAGAACAAGGCGCTGCGCAAGCTGAAGTACCACGAGAGCCGCACCCGCAAGCTGCGCGACTTCTTGGAGTGAGCCTCACCCTTATACAAGCTGCCCCACCCTCTGTTGGTGGGGTTTTTGTGCTCTCCACCGTTTGGCGGGTGGGTTCTAGGCTGCCCTCGCCGCAGGGAATCCTTGCCGGGTGATCTGTACGCTCCCTCATAAGCTCAAGGGGGCCAGCCCTGGGCTGCCCCCTGATGAACCGAGTGGTGAAACACTCTCTCAACCTACCTCTGGGCAACTATAGCCCAGCCTGCCCTATGGGTTCCGCGCAAAGACGCAGGGGAATGATGCGGCCAGACGTTATCCTGAACGCATGACCGACAATTCACCTGGCCTGAAGGCCGCGCTGGGAGACTGGCGTGCTCTGGCCTACGCTGCGCTCCCACTGGTCATGGCTGCCATGCTGCCGCCGCTGGCCTTGCTGAGCCTGATGGCTGTCTTTGCGCTGACGACCCATGAGAAGTACAGCAAGCACCGCGTCAATCTCAGCCTGCTGGTGGTGGCCCTCAACCTGATCGGTACGCTGTGGCTGGCCCTTCAGAATGGGGATCAGCGCTACGCGGTGGCGTCGTTTTTTGTGGTGGTGGCGCAATTGGCCGCCACACTGTTGGTAATTCAGGCCGCCGAACGTGTGGAGGAGCAGCGCGGACAGGGCTGGTTGTGGCTGCTGCCCTTGGTCCTGCTGGCTCCACACCCGCTGACACTGGTCGGCCTGGGTGCGGCTAGCCTGCTGCGGTTCAGTCCGGATGACCGCGCCCTCTCAGGCCGCTGGCAGGGTGGCCGACAGCTGGGCCGGGGCTGGACCTGGCTGGCGGGCGCCTTGGCGCTGGCACTGACCCTGAGCCTGGTTTTGCCCCAGAACTCGCTGTGGACCCAGGCCCGCACCTATATGGGTACGGTGCAGGAGGTGGCGGTGGTAGATACTTCTGGCAGGCCAGTGCAGCAAAAGGACGTGGAGGGCTATTACGGTCAACCCGCCAGCCGGTCTGGCGAAGTGCGTGGAGCACCCCCGTTCGGTGGACTGAACAGTGTGGCTGATGGGCTACTCAATCTCTTGTCAGTGGTCATGATGCTCGCCATTTGTATGTTGGCTGCCCAGCGCCTGATGCATGAACTGCGCCGTCCCGGTGGCCCACGCCGCTGGCCGGAGATGGTGCCGTTATTGGCAGCGCTGGCGGTGCCACTGACCTTGTTGGCTCTCATGTTGGCCGCGCAGTTCGACATCATGGACATCACCGTGTTGGATGGCAAGCCCAACGCCGAAGGCTCGCCTACTGGGGAAGCGGCTCTGGACCCTGCACCAGATACAGAGCCGGCGTCCCCCACATGGCAGCGCTACTTGGTGGGCAATGCGGTGTTCCTGATCCCGGGAGTCATGCTCCTTACCGCGTTGCTGGCGATGATGTGGCACGTATGGACCCGCCGGTATCAGCGGGACTATATCTCCGAAGTGGACACCGTCGAGGCTGAACAGTCCCTGCCCACCTCCGCGCCGCAGGATACGGCGCCACGGCACCGCGTGCGGGTGGCCTATGCCCAGGTCGAAACCCACCTGAGGGGCCTGGGCCTGAGCCGCGCCAGCCACGAGACACCCGCCGAATATCTGCGCCGCGCCGCCCAGCAATGGCCGGGCCTGGCTGCGCCGCTGGCCACCCTGGGCGCGGCCTACGGCCCCGTGCGCTACGGTGGCGGGGTCAGCTCAGTGGAGGCGGATCAAGCCGAACAGAGTGCCCAGGTAGTTCTTGCAAGTGACAAGCCCAGAATTTAATTTGACAGGCGTTTGCTAAATAAATAGACTCAATTCCTTAAACAATTTAAGGGAGAGGAATACTATGAAAAAAGTACTTAGCTTCATTGCCGCCCTTATGTTGACTACCGCCATGGCAAGTTCCCTGACTACCCCTCAAAACGCGGGACAAGCCGCGCTAGACGGTTCCAATTTTCAGGGCTTGGGTGACTGAGCAAATCTCGCAACTCATCCAAGCCCAGTCGAAACAGACTTTTGCTGGCGTAGCCATGCGCTTTCTGGCGCTTGGCCTTCATGGTCTCCACGTTGCCTTCAAGCAGCAGAACCACACCTGTTTGGAGACACCGGGGTGTTGCTGATGGCGATCACCATCAGCAGCGTTGACACCCGCTCGGCCTGGGTCAATCCGGTCGCTTCCAGATCGAAGCCTCTGGTTTTCAGCGCAGCGTGCAGGTTTTCGCACTGCCAGCGCAGTGCGTACTTCCGCAAATTCTGATCTGCTCTGCCCTTGTAGGCCAGGTACAGCATCTCCGTCTTCGAGACCTTCAGTGCCAGAACACGGAGTCTGACCCCGTACACCACCATAGAGCTGTGCCAGACGCGAACCTCTCCCACCTGCATTTTCTTAGCGAAGACGTGGACAGGTAAGCCGTCCATCTTGGTGTCGCTCCGCAACCTGATACAGGGAACAATCCCATGTTCGCTTAGGAACGTAAACCAGTCCTGGCCGATGAATTCACGGTCTGCCAGCAGACCGTTAATGCGGACGTGAGGACAATGACGCAGAAAATCAGCCATCAGCTCCTTACGTATTCGCTGATCACTGCTTCCCCCGTGCGGGAGAAAACGCCACATCAGCGGCAAACTGAACCCTTCCCATACCGCAGACAGCATCAGGATGTTGACGTCCCTCTTCCCCAGTTTCCAGTTCGTCCGGTCCAGGATGAGCGTCAGCTCATCCGTACCCAGCACGTGAAGCGCAAACTTCAGATACATCTCTTCCGGGAGAAGGAATTGAACAAAGCGCAAAAGACGTTGGTAACGGGTTTCCTGACTTCCTGCCAGGGCAATGGTGGTCTTCAGATTGTTCAGCACCACGCTACGCTGCTGGATGATCGCCAGAATCAACGCGACCAGGACGGTGAACCGTCGCTGGTCGATACGGAAAAAGGGACGCAAGGCTGCGAAGAGGCTATCCTGGGGCGGCTGGTTCAGGTGGTTCATTGCAGATACACCTTATGAACCAGCTCTTTTTACGTCTATAGAATCAGCGTCTCAGACAGTGCTACCGGAGTTTTGAGGGGTAGTCAGATCGGTCAGGCCCTAAACGGCGTAAAAAGCGAGAATTCTTGCATCAGCACGGCTATTCGCTCCACTTTGCCAGGTGCAACTTATGAGTACAAGCTTTCATTCCTGAAATTGATTGACTTTGAAATTAGTATCAATACTATTGATAACGGCATAAATTGACATTGACCCAATGGATTGCCGAGCGCGCTACACAGTCGCCACCACCCACCAATCAATGCAGACTACTGCCGTTCTCAATAACGTTATAAATGACTTTACGGTTTTGTCGGCGAGGCGGAGGTAGTGGTACGCGAAATCCTTCCACATCAGCCCCACTTTTTAGGAGGGTGGGGCCACTGGAGGGAAGATATGGGAAAACAGCGCAAAACCTGGTCACCTGAACTCAAGGAGCAGATTGTTCTGGCTGTCCTGAGCGGGGAGCACACCATCGCAGAAGCTGCTCGTGAATACGAGGTCAGCGAGAGCTTGATTCACACCTGGCGTGCCCAGTTTCTGGAAGCGGGCCGTGCCCGCCTCCAGGGAGTGAGGCCGGATGCAGCCCAGAAGAAGTTGGAGAAGGAAGTCCAGCAGCTCAAGGCCATCATTGCGGACAAGGAATTGTCACTCTATATCGCAAAAAAAATCCGGGGTCTCTGAGCGTGGATGAACTCCTGGCGTGCTACCAGGAGTTGCTCGGAGACCACCCGAAACTCAGTCTCAGCAGATTTGCTGGCGAGGTGGAGCGTCCATATCACGTCCTGCGCGATGCCCGGCAGAACGCAGAGCGTTCTGCACAGCGGACGGAGCGACGTCAGCACGTCCTGGAAGAGGTACGGCTGAAAGCCCTGGAAGAGCCACTCAGCGGCTACCGTCTGATTTATCAGGCCCTACAACAAGATGTTCTGCGGCCTGCTCCGGGCCTCCATACTGTTCGTCGCTGCATGGTGGAGTTGAAGGTGCAGCGCCCGATTCCCAGAAAGAAACGCCGTCCATCGGCATGCCCTACCTCTATCGTTCTCTGGCCAGCGGGCCGCCGAGTTCAGGTCGATGCCATACGGCTCAGCTTGCCGGACGGGATCTGCTGGGCTTATCTCGTCCTGGACGTAGAAAGTCGCGCACTGCTGCACATTGAAGTGGTCCGGAATCTCTCTGCCAGCAGCGCGGTCACCGCGCTGCAACGGGGAGTCTATGTGCTGCACCATCTCGGCATACACGAGCAGCTCCTGATCATGACTGATGGTGGCTCAGATTTTACGTCTGGCGCATTCCAGGCGGCCTGTCAGGAGCCGGGCAACTGGGTACGGGCCAAGGTCTCACAGAAGCGAGGAATGGGCATCCTGGAAAGGCTCAACCGGACCTTCAAATATGACGGCGTCTTCCGGGAAGAATTGACGAATATTGCCCAGCTTCGTGCGTTCAGCACGAAGTTTAAAAACTGGTACAACTCTGGAAGGAGACATTCCAGTCTGGGGTATGCCTACCCCTGGGTTAAACTGCTGGAAGCTACGGAATCTTCGAACGTGGCTTGAAGGATTTTCCGTACCACTACCGAATCCTAGTGGTCAGACCACTAACTTTATTCAGCTTCCCAGCTGGACACCTGGCCTGACTGGTCTGGCTGCACCAGGCTACTCCAACCAGAAGATGCTGCCCTATATCTATATCGTTGATGGTCAGTTCAACAGGCACACGCTTCAGCACGAGATGGGCCACGCGGCAGGCCTGCACCACGAGCATCAGCGCTGCGACCGCGACCAGTATCTGAATCTCACCAATACGTGGTGGAACCGCACCATCAACCCTTTGAACTGGAATCGCCTGTGCGAGTGGGGTGAACAGATCGGGAAGTTTGACTACGACTCCATCATGATGTACCACCCGGGTACCTCACCGAAGTACACACAGCTCCCTTCCGCCACCTCTGGCTATGAGGGCACCCTACAAACTGGCGTTTGGTCAAGCAATACGCCCTATGACCTGAGTCGGAGTGACCTAAACGGCCTTAGAACACTCTATCCTTGAGCCATAGGTTCAAAGGGCAGAAGCGGGGGGTAGCCCCCTTTCTTTGCCTCTTGAACCGGGAGGTTTCTGATGAAATACTTGGCATTTCCACTTCTCAGCCTCGCCCTGACCGGCTGCGTAGGCGACATCGTCACTTACAAAGCTCTTTTGAAAGACAATGTTCTGCAAGCGACAGAGGGCAATCTG
The sequence above is a segment of the Deinococcus radiophilus genome. Coding sequences within it:
- a CDS encoding diaminopimelate decarboxylase family protein, coding for MPEKTLPTTHQRLTELAQELPTPFHLYDEQGIRENARAFMQAFSWSPGFKNYYAVKAAPTPALIRILAEEGFGADCSSLPELELSQRVGITGENIMFTSNDTPPEEFRRAAELGAIINLDDITHIQALEDAVGQLPELLSFRYNPGPERTGNAIIGNPVEAKYGVTSEQLLDCYRIARDRGVKRFALHTMVASNELDASFIIETARMLFTLAVRIKDELGIQLEFVNLGGGIGIPYRPEQAAMSYQEVSDGIRALYEEMIVPAGLDPLRLSFECGRVMTGPYGYLVSKVRHVTGKYKDYVGLDACMTNLMRPAMYGSYHHITALNKPGDAPTKAVDVTGSLCENNDKFAIDRELPVMASGDVVVIHDAGAHGHSMGFNYNGKLRSAEYLLHPDGSVTMIRRAETMDDLFATIEW
- a CDS encoding M12 family metallopeptidase, which encodes MLPYIYIVDGQFNRHTLQHEMGHAAGLHHEHQRCDRDQYLNLTNTWWNRTINPLNWNRLCEWGEQIGKFDYDSIMMYHPGTSPKYTQLPSATSGYEGTLQTGVWSSNTPYDLSRSDLNGLRTLYP
- the rpoD gene encoding RNA polymerase sigma factor RpoD → MAETKTPKARKAAAAKSDDAETTTAKKPARAAKAASKEAAPKGTKKPAAKKPAAKKAPKAAEAADSAVDKAEKGEKTRKADGSDRAYYAHAAIQELIKNAKASGVVTSEDAASALATALEAAGMDPDSSDEFDDLQLFLASKNIEVQDDEDPEDDDAEEGKDEDDGEDEEKYYDDMPRAVSNDPVRQYLHEIGRVPLLTLEEEIALARRIEDGEFARVELEEAGEDVDDRGRRALQRRMEDGAAARQGLIEANLRLVVSIAKKYTGRGLNFLDLIQEGNQGLIRAVEKFEYRRRYKFSTYATWWIRQAINRAIADQARTIRIPVHMVETINKLTRTARQLQQELSREALPEEIAEAMGPGWDANKVEEVQKVSQEPVSLETPIGDEKDSFYGDFIPDDNLDSPVDNAAKTLLSEELEKALGKLTEREAMVLKFRKGLVDGREHTLEEVGQRFNVTRERIRQIENKALRKLKYHESRTRKLRDFLE
- a CDS encoding class I SAM-dependent methyltransferase, which translates into the protein MKRPRPARFAPQSAEARRSERRGRPEGERTGQGKRLRVGRRPRGGADESGPRPGSPAEVPHSEVGYFDVIEAHLPPVAEALRSAPGAPPLTKSGVRGYPGVDPAQLLLFQTMLRRKARGPILDLSPAGGLLAALPGAELRPAEGSAPALRALDVAGLNPVAAALGDDLSGYWEDPARTVACVLAGDRGTAYALGQISWAHAHTPPGGKLYLAGDKAKGFDRYVRAASKAYGAGETIARDGGMRVAVLTRRPGPTPALADAEHYELGGVKVVGLPGVFSAGRADKATSLLLETLEGLDLRGKAVLDLGCGTGLIGAWAAQRGAAVTLADADLQSVRSAQLTLEANGVSGEVVHSDVDGTLGERRFDMILSNPPFHVGRGVVLDVAREFIAAAARRLRPGGQLILVANDFLPYEAEMSVVGATEVLAHEQGFKVLAVRRAGSRPS
- a CDS encoding LL-diaminopimelate aminotransferase translates to MAKLNHNYRKLSAGYLFPEIGRRVREYSAAHPDQAIHRLGIGNTTEPLTPTILAGLHGRVDALGQRETYTGYGDEQGETELREALVAYYAERGVALDPRELFVSDGAKADAANIQNLFAQENVIAIQNPAYPVYVDSNVVAGRTGEYDANAGVYTGLTLLEGNPENGWFAAPPAEKVDVVYLCSPNNPTGAVATREQLTAWVEYARGHGAVIIFDAAYAEFISDPELPRSIYEIEGVKECAIELTSFSKLSGFTGVRLGWAVVPYALRTEDSEDGELNRMWNRRQSTFFNGASNIAQSGGVAAVSDAGKRESRELVAYYMENAWIIRAALRELGLDVTGGDNAPYLWVKTPGGLGSWEFFDQLLEQTQVVVTPGTGFGSAGEGYVRFSAFGHRENIEAAVQSIRDNLKFWLRAKSRELKRSQFLVGCTRHLKLESHRA
- a CDS encoding integrase core domain-containing protein → MDELLACYQELLGDHPKLSLSRFAGEVERPYHVLRDARQNAERSAQRTERRQHVLEEVRLKALEEPLSGYRLIYQALQQDVLRPAPGLHTVRRCMVELKVQRPIPRKKRRPSACPTSIVLWPAGRRVQVDAIRLSLPDGICWAYLVLDVESRALLHIEVVRNLSASSAVTALQRGVYVLHHLGIHEQLLIMTDGGSDFTSGAFQAACQEPGNWVRAKVSQKRGMGILERLNRTFKYDGVFREELTNIAQLRAFSTKFKNWYNSGRRHSSLGYAYPWVKLLEATESSNVA
- a CDS encoding transposase, translating into MGKQRKTWSPELKEQIVLAVLSGEHTIAEAAREYEVSESLIHTWRAQFLEAGRARLQGVRPDAAQKKLEKEVQQLKAIIADKELSLYIAKKIRGL
- a CDS encoding GGDEF domain-containing protein — encoded protein: MPQGDAVWVAPVLHFTTVAVAVVYTWQFWEQDRRQRALGIFTAALSVHLIADILVRGQFSFVLPGTGLTSNGLGQSLYMVTSALIVWALMMFLPRHLPAQRQVGQVLDGMIIAGTAGILLWAGGASRLFNGLWELDSLVRVGSVLLNLLILGLTLVVLRHTRRNRVNLLLAAGLLLYVVSHIWAVLLGHVALPGGGLDLLWSLGLIFQITALHHLVRPQWLRQGSAAGSGIRSLKLALSVMPYVAVPLACVSLLLSVNFGSAFLGDTEAQGVLWGTVSVILLATLRNGLTAIENADMTSELRERRAELEHLAYHDPLTGLANRAAFTQFFANDARVKGGQPYTIFSLDLNGFKEINDVYGHATGDLMLRHVAKLLYRAVAAPGQIFRWGGDEFVIVVPGMQRPADAEALARFIEANVTAPMMHQGQRLSVGTAVGYALGRGAENHEAMLSLADSDMYAGKQRGGRHR
- a CDS encoding DUF4129 domain-containing protein, translating into MTDNSPGLKAALGDWRALAYAALPLVMAAMLPPLALLSLMAVFALTTHEKYSKHRVNLSLLVVALNLIGTLWLALQNGDQRYAVASFFVVVAQLAATLLVIQAAERVEEQRGQGWLWLLPLVLLAPHPLTLVGLGAASLLRFSPDDRALSGRWQGGRQLGRGWTWLAGALALALTLSLVLPQNSLWTQARTYMGTVQEVAVVDTSGRPVQQKDVEGYYGQPASRSGEVRGAPPFGGLNSVADGLLNLLSVVMMLAICMLAAQRLMHELRRPGGPRRWPEMVPLLAALAVPLTLLALMLAAQFDIMDITVLDGKPNAEGSPTGEAALDPAPDTEPASPTWQRYLVGNAVFLIPGVMLLTALLAMMWHVWTRRYQRDYISEVDTVEAEQSLPTSAPQDTAPRHRVRVAYAQVETHLRGLGLSRASHETPAEYLRRAAQQWPGLAAPLATLGAAYGPVRYGGGVSSVEADQAEQSAQVVLASDKPRI